One region of Trichosurus vulpecula isolate mTriVul1 chromosome 1, mTriVul1.pri, whole genome shotgun sequence genomic DNA includes:
- the REX1BD gene encoding required for excision 1-B domain-containing protein, giving the protein MGPAMPGASAEAEAPASSGGGAGGPGPQEPAQAGNQAGVRDLLLQLQDLQAERSEAFGLLDQGHQAYLRSGPHYDFPRYRQLVHEVTKAFAGISREVLAIQEQLRDTHGRPDLAQHLARLQDQEQQRLELTAALQLARQKAQEEPGAAAPREEVQELRQRIIKTMEVISEIVQDLKYDSEEAE; this is encoded by the exons ATGGGGCCTGCCATGCCGGGAGCGAGCGCCGAGGCAGAGGCTCCGGCGTCATCAGGCGGAGGGGCGGGCGGCCCGGGGCCCCAGGAGCCGGCCCAGGCCGGG aaccaAGCCGGCGTGCGGGACCTGCTGCTGCAGCTTCAGGACCTTCAGGCAGAGCGCTCCGAGGCCTTTGGACTCCTGGACCA GGGTCACCAGGCCTACTTGAGGAGTGGTCCACACTATGACTTTCCTCGCTACCGGCAGCTGGTCCACGAGGTGACCAAGGCCTTTGCCGGCATCTCCCGAGAAGTGCTGGCCATCCAGGAGCAGCTCAGGGACACCCATGGGCGGCCTGACCTCGCCCAGCACCTGGCCCGTCTGCAGGACCAGGAACAGCAGCGCCTGGAGCTG acAGCAGCTCTTCAGCTGGCCCGGCAGAAGGCCCAAGAGGAGCCAGGGGCTGCAGCCCCCAGAGAGGAGGTTCAGGAGCTGCGCCAGAG GATAATTAAAACCATGGAGGTAATCAGTGAGATTGTCCAGGACCTGAAGTATGATTCGGAAGAGGCTGAGTGA